TTTCAAATCTAGTTATccaacattctcccatgaccctcgtgaagacaagcggctcagaaattttGAACACAGACACATTCCAGTTATCAGAGGCCGTCCACTCTTGTCTAACCACATTGGCgtagttgctttttttaaatttttctctCTAAATTGTgtcttcccccccaaaaaatcaagtTGTACAGGTTACAGGTCACATTCAGGATTTATCTTgctctcatttatttttagatcacAAAAACCTGTCTTTTGAACAGGGGagtgttgactttttatttccACTTGACCACGTATCCTTCTAGAAACTGGTGTTCCTAAATCAAATATGGTTGAAATGTACACTTACTAGAACTATTGCCAGACATGTAATAAGTGTAGTTGGGTGGCAGGTGTACCTGGCTGGTACAGGCACTCCACAAGTAAACGCATGTTCCCAAGCCCACGCTGAGCACATTGAGAGACGACCAGTCCACCAAATTCAGGTAAAAGTCATCCTGCAGCTCTGGTGCATCCAAGACTTTGAAGGGGATCTTGGGAATCTTTCTGGTCGGCTTTCTAGGTGATCGCAATAGTTTCTGACTGcaagaagaaaagtcagaaaatgttaaaacctTCGGGTAAGATTGCACATGAAATAGTACACTTTTACCAAGTatgagatttaaaaacaaaccctTGTACCTTTTGTTACTGACGGGTGACAATGAGTATGGAGAGAGGTTGGTTTCATTGGCCGGTGAGCTTCTTTTAAGCTCAAGTGAGTactgaaaaaaagacagaaaaagctcTTTTACCGTTATTTTAACCCCAAATGACTACTTAGTCTGTATGGTGAGACAGCAGCAGGCGGGTCTATTCAAGTGTTCAAATTTCCATATATTCATTAGAAAAGAGCATACATTGAAGAGTCTCCTCTTTTCAGGTGTCAATAGCTGCAAATGGCTGTCTTCTGTCTGAGGGTCGTGGATCCTCTCTATTCCTGCTCCCAGGAGCTCATTCTTCAGCAGAGCAGAGTACGTCAAACCATCTGCTGAAGGtgagaaaaattttaaaaagataaaaaaaaaaaagaaaacaaatctatAGCCATCTACTATATGCCACCTATCATCTAAAAAAGAAgcataaaatagaaaaatcccCGACAACAACATATGAGTCTATTTTCATGGCCAGTGCAAATCCAACAATTTACGAACGGAGAGCCTGTATTGTTGAAATTCGTAGCTTCATTAACATTTAATGAAAAGATGCTTTTTCTCAGCTTTTCATacaaacataccgtaatttctgtcctataagccgcaacttttttcacacgctttgaaccctacagtttatgcggtgatgcggctaaattgtgcattttttctaatggccgtaagggggcactcgagtggaaaaggtaagagtgagaccggtggaatacatgtgccaaggaagtgacttttactagtccggccctgttagcgttgcgctagcgtgttactgccatgtaacagtgatttttaccagtatgttttttttttttttttaatcctgccctgttagtgcggcagcgctagcgttaaactctcggTGTACGGTCTTTCTTTATAactatctcatgtttcaatgtgggtacttgcggcttttacacaaataTGACAATCATATgacaaatgataacattgagatattgcaagcatttctgtgttaccgacacaacaatagttgaaaaacccattacccttgatttctgattgcacaactagttcataaatttaatgtgtagatatgatgaggcggtttgagatttttatggtttcacagtcggaacggccctctgagggaaacaaaGTGGCCcgtagcaaaaaaacaaaatgaagcgTTTTGACACCTCGGATGGAGATGGACACGCTTTGCGGTGAAAAAGCGCTTTCTTGCTGCTGCGGCCATACACCAAATTCTTGGAGCACGCCCTGCAGAAGCTAGCACCTGGCTTCTTTAAGTTGTGGTTTCCAGCACTACACAGAAATACTATAACCCATGCAGTTCGACATTGATATAGAGTAATTGTATGTCCATTATTTCTTATGGAAAAAAGATTGCAAGTCAAAACAAATCAGAAAATCAGCTAGACTGGAACAGATTGTCGTTTTTGGAGGTTACACtggaatctaaaaaaaaaaaaaaaaaaaaaaaagaggcttgaaATTGTTTGTTATTGAGAATGAAAATCACATTCACCTTTAACAATATCAGAAGATGGTTCCTTGGCTTTCCTGTTTTGATTGGCTGACTTTTCATTTTCCTATATGAAAACCAAAGAGATACTCATCACAATTCATGAATTTGTCTCTTGCTGAATACCAAAAAATACCTCACTAACAGAATATAACTTTTCCTGTATCGGCACAATGCTTGGTGAGATAGAGTTGACTTTCTTCTGATCCCCGTTTTTCACTACTTTTCAAGATGCATTGTGGGATACATTGAGGACACTGTTAAGGGGATAATCCATATTCACTGCAGATTCAAACAGGAATTCCAAACAGTGATCTCACTTTATCGGACACTATAATCATATCATGGATTGAGAGTGATGCCAAACAGTTTCAGTGTTGCTTCCTAACTATACAGGTTAATACCAGCGTTATTGACTCGACTGTCATGATTATGTGTTCCCTTTATTTATCGAGCAGTGTACATACACTGAGCCTGTGGAAGTTGACGTCCCAGTTGGCCGCCGCTCGAGTGGGAATGAATCTGTCTCCGAGTTTATTGGGTGATGTTACCGGGGAAGCAGCAGGAGGTGCCGTTTtctgaaaagacaacagaatACTGTACCCTGGGATCTGAGAAAAGTGCAGTATTGGTCACTGAATTAACTGAAATAAAGGAAGAGACACTCACAGTCGGGCTTCGGTTGCCATTTTGATGGTTGATTTGGCGTAAAAGGCGGTATTCATATTGTGGATCCATTTTGAAGTGAAAGAGAGccctagaaatgtttttttttaatatataaaatgCAGAATTATGTTAATAAATTTGATATATattatttcattacatttgtATATTAAATAGCTACATAAAATTAAATCatgtaattaaagaaaaaatttGGACTTAAGGGATTTATATTACATTGATTTTTGTATTGAAAAGTTAGTCAAAAAAGTTTGAACTATCACTGCTACAAAAACcgataaaacaaatacattgttgCATATTGAAATTTTAAAGCCATATCTTAATTATTCTAAAAATAAGAATTCTAGAAGACACAACATGCTCTGTTGTCATTTTCTATCTCACTTCAAAACGACTGTTAATTATCAGTTGTATAGTTAACATTTAAGGTTTGGTTGTGAATCTAAAGATCTGCAGGCCAGATCCCAACGTCCACATCATTTCATGTGGCCTGTGAACATTAACTATGATTTGTCCTTGGCTTTGGTTAAAAAATACCCATATAAAATGACAAGAAGCACATGCAGGTGCAGGAATGTGGAGTATGATGATACAAATACAAGCGTTCCTATTAACAAGAATGTGTTATAAAGGGGGCAAGAAATGTAACCACCTCGCGCAGTTCATCTCATCTTCTGGCTGGCAAACGTTATGGCTAGttttgtgtgtaaaataaataaataaaactgtcaAAGCTCTtctgcaaaaacaaatgacatgtGTACTTCACAGCTCAAACTGTAGATATTgcaatttcagaaaaagaaaaaggtttaaGCTGCTgacaattcatttttaatatcatCAAATCAGTTCCTGtttccacaaaatataattagGATGTTTTGCATTGACTTCCCTGACGACTGTCAACTTCTGCAGTATCGTTACACACAGAATGTGTGCTCGCATCGTTGTAACCTGCCCATCTGAGGGCTAATACCTAACGACCAGGTGACCCGCGATGAAAACAAGTGTGACGCTTCTATCTTAAATTGAGATATGCCGATTATTGATGGCGTCTTTGCACATTCAGTATGGAGGCTCGTTACGGTGGAGGAAAGTGTATCAGGAACAAAATGACGTTTTAAAACcgagtgggggcgggggggggttaACTCTAGCTTACTTAGCGCAAGTAGCATTCTCCGGCTAGTGAGAACGCATAGATCTAATGAAAAGAATCACTCTCCAATAACGCCAAGCCGACTACAAACATTACACCGGAGATTCCAGACGTGGGTGATACATACTATTACCTTTTACTGCTCTGTCGTGTGCATGTCAACGAGAGGAGGGAGTAACACACAGTTGCATTGTGGGAGACCACCCACGTGACATAAATACGGAAGTACCTCACTAGCGTCGTGATAGTAGCACGCCCTGACCGACTGTGGGTAATTATTAAAGTCGACGCTCGTATGTCGAAGAAAGTTAGTTTTTGTCTTAGCTATATACGCGAACGCTTCCAAAGGTTGTTGtacgggataaaaaaaaaacacctttcaaATAAAGTGGCCACCTATGATGGAAGAACACACCGGTGACGCAATGTGAAAGAAATGGCACAACAGCATATTTcatccattcgttttctgagtcgcttatcctcacaagggtaacgggtGTACTGGGACCTATCGCGGCTATCTGCGTGCAtcaggcggggtacatcctgaactggttgccagccaatcgcagggcacattttttttaaaaaaaggataagcgccaaggaaaatggatggatggaaaatgagtCAGTCCgaccacattccagttgtattGTCGGGTTCGCAATCCTGTATTCTGTCttatcttgtcctgttcttcctaCAATCTCTAGTAACCCAACccatttttgttgctgttgtagGTATGGAATGCTTTggttttctcattctgtttacagttggcgctttgcgttttttttttccatctctctcACCCCTCtcgaaattctgttctgtttgactgattgacgctgatcctcaataaaactccaattaaaatacaaagaaattgcagaaaaagcttggaaaaaaagtcatctgcGAAGaggatacacacaaaaaaagttaaatcatttcacatttgaaacGTTTAAAATTAATCtaattggaaaaaatatatatattcaacatttttaaaaatatattttttccatatgCCTAAAATAGTGAGTAAGCCTTCATGCAACACAGCAAAACCCCATGAACAATGTAGTGTTTAACGTTGAATTGGCAGAATTCAAAATGGATGAGCTTTTATCCGTTTTCcttgacccccccaaaaaatggccttttttttttttttaagactaggGGCTTCAATGTCCACTTCTGGAATGACATCTGTATAAAGTAACAATTCCATTGTGAAATTACTAAAAGTTAAGTTTATGGATGTGGCAGCGCTTCGCGGGGTATGCATCAATACTGCAGACCATATGAATATTACAGCCTATATTAATTTCATACTTTATCTGCGTCATACAGACAGACATATCATATTGCCTTTCCTGTATACACATTTTCATAACAGAATCCctgccactgatctaaaaaaaaaaaaaaagactgttatAGCTCATAAATCGAGCGGtatgttgattggttgaagccagttggccgccatcctGGTACtgccaaaacgtgtggaggacatgatttacaggttggattgtgGCGGTATTACTCTCAAACTTTGgcatgtagaataaaaactggtcgtgtcagtttgaattttttttcagttctggtaacatgaaggatttataattcgacttggtaaacgaaaaaaggctaagtgcaaaggaaacacACATGACAtcatgactaccaagaaaccttgcatattacctagggcccgatttacatgatgttaacttttcccaaaatacgttGTGAAGCACTATTatcatgacagaaaaaaaagtaagcatttttttgtcacaaaaacattaaattttaagtcaataagTTAGATAATACATGCTAAATGCGTTGTTCATTTgctgtctctgcgacgtcctatttcagacagaaagtttaaacttgtttcctcccatttgaaaatcatattcaatttgcagagttctgtattatgaaattcgtcaaaaaaaaatcactgtaaatgtgttttcttgcttatccacggatgaagtttgggaaaatatttacatcgctttttcgtgaaagaccgtcggcctataaaggtgaagcagagagcgaACAGTGAACATCAacaccgtaaacaaaactttgttcaagtgacttaaggtcatcagaaaataaaataaaaaaccttACAAGCAAACTTCAACAGTTTCAAAGTAAATTTTTCTAAATtccctgtggaatgttttctcacagccacgaaactggcgattaacgcagttGCACAGGTTGGCATGGTTGTTTttggagtatcaagatggcggatggcgacttcagttttggtggccaatgagccatccagtctttttttttttttagatcagtgatccTGCTCGGCCACAGTGTCCCCTGTTGGTAAAATGGGGATATTGCGCCTGTCATTAGACAAATGTAAATACAACAATGAGGTAATTATATGATTGTGGACCTACAGCGTGATGTTATAAACTAAATAACACGTTTGAACTCACACccacttttgttttcaattaaacgCATACACCCACGAGAAGGTGATGCTCACGATAAAGATTTTAGGCtcagtttctttgtttttttttaatttcatattttaatattcTATCTATTTTTACAATTGGGGCAACTGACCATTTctggaaaaatatatacaggtACACCATCATTCGACATGTGTCACTGTGAGTCGTTGATCCGCATTTTTCCAGGATGATATGCGGAGTAAAACGGGGCGTTGTGGAGGGACCGATCGCGTCCATTCGCGGATAAACTCCTTTTAAAGACGTACCGCTACCGTAATGTAAGAAAAAGAAgacctaaaatgaaaaaaaaaaaaaaaaaaagaggaaacggTTTGTTGATTGGCGCGTTCACGGGGATGGGCACTGACAGAAGGCTTCGTGCAAAGGCTCGAACACGTCCAACATAAACAGGAATTTATTTTGCCATCCAAACATTTGGAGCAGGAGCGAGGGGGTGTACCGCTCATGCGTGGAACTTGTTGGGAGTTTCCCTTTTTTAACGAGGAAATTTTAGTCGCCTCTCTTGGAAAAAGCAAACGGGACAAGTAAGATTACTCCGTCGGAAAGGGAGaggacttgtttgttttgtttttttttttagggaaggACATGGCCAAATTGTTCCGTGCTGCTATCATGGGTCCTCCGGGATCAGGGAAAGGAACCATATCGGAGAGGATTGCGCAAAGCTTCGGCCTTCAGTATTTATCCAGTGGTCATTTTTTACGGGAGAGCATAGCAGCTAATACAGGTAAGACCGACTTGGATCTTCGCGTCCCAGCCCGGGACGGACATGAATATTTTCAGAAACGTGTGACGCATGAACTAAAGCATATGCTCTGCATTCATATCGATACAGATTACTACTTTATTTAACACAGTAGTGTAACTGAATGCTTTTAAAGTCCAAGAAGATCATTTTGACCCAATAACCGTCTTGGGAAACGTCTTTTTTGGACATGTATTCGCTCTCAGAGCGGAAGCAACTGCGCATGCAACTTTGAATGCATCCTTTAATAAACCACAAATAGGACAAGCATCAATTAGATGGTTTGCGCCTGTTTGTGTTACGCACGCACTAATTACAAACCTGGAGGTGCGGTGGAAATGTTTGCTAATTATACTCCAAATAATAGCAATAATGGTTGGACTTATGATTATAGTGTTAATATACACTCAAATGTTTATATATGTTTTCTGAACAGGGAagtcttgttttattttggatttatcTCCATGCTTAGGGTCCTACACTGACATTCCCACTATGATTCTTACTTAAAAGCATTCGATTCTCACTTAAAAGGACTTTGAAGGCAGGTTGTCGTCCCCCACGTTGTTATATAACACTTGTTTGACAGTCCAGTTAGGGATTGCTGGAGTTTTGCCTCGTCAGTTTGAGCCAGCTCCCGTGTCCAGCAGCGGAAAGAATACTCATTTGAATTTCAGAGGAAGTACTCTTCCATAAATGAACTCTATTGTCTGTTGTAAACCAGAGGCCGGAGTGCAAGTAAAGACATATGTGGAGAAAGGCATGCTGGTGCCTGATCATGTGATGACCAGGCTGATGATGCCCAGACTGGAACGCTTGAGTGGTCAAAGCTGGCTTTTAGATGGtaagaaaatattcaaatctGTAATCTGTGCACCGGTATACTTCATTTCCCTAATCGGTAATCAAGCATCCTCGCTGGCTTTCGTGTACTGCTGTAATAtgtctgccctttttttttttttttgcataagaGAATGTCTTATTCATAATGAATGACAGGGATAGAAATGCAAGCGTTCCTTAGCAGGGATTGGCCAACTTGTTTCCACCCCTTTAGCCCACAGCACTTCTTTAGGAGAATGGCATGCATGCGCTATACAGTACTTTTACAAGTGTACATAATGGATTGTGGTAATCACTACCATCTGCTCTGGAGGCCTTCTCTTCTACAGAAGTGTTAGGGAGGATTTACATCAAGTCAACATGTCTATTTTACTATCCATTTTGAATAGAAATAGTGATATTTTTTAACCAAGTAACATGTACACATGAGGTACTGTATGCACAGTACGACACGAACAACATACTACTTTATATTCTGTGACGCTGCCCTGAAAGCACAACAGGTTACTCTTTATCCCAAATTAAATATTATCTTGTATATTTAATAGTAAACAaacattgatggaaaaaaactacGTCTAGCGTTTAAACCTGGAGGCGGGATCGGTAAAATGCTAATCATCAGTcagtaaacacattttaaggcggcacggtgggtgacTGGCGaggacgtctgcctcacagttctgaggactggggttcaaattctggccttgcctgtggggagtttgcatgctcgttttttctgggtttttccATCTCctcccatccatcctttttctactgcttttccgggttgggtcgcgggggaagtagcttcaacagggatacccagacgtccctttccccagccacttcttccagctattccagagggatcccgaggcattcccaacaGAGCCGggtgacatagtctctccaacgtgCCCTGGGTCGTCTCCGGGGTCTCTTtcaggtgggacatgcccggaacacctcaccagggaggcgtccgggaggcatccggatcagatgccccagccacctcatctggctcctctcaatgcagaggagcattttctcccacatcccaaaaaaacatgtatggttggtttattaaagactctaaattgcccataggtgtgcatgtgtgggggaatgtttgtttgtttctttgtgccctgcgagtgactggcaaccagttcagggtgtatcccgcctcttgcccgaagatagctgggataggctccagtactcccgtgacctttaAATCGATGGATGTCTGTTTTAGtttgtccagaaaaaaaaattgtcacacaATCAGGCCTACAtgcttattgtatttttttcaagtgtataTACTTTACAGCATGCTTCATTCATATTTAACGAACCATTAAGATGAAGATAGCAAACTACACATTGAAGTACTTTTGCCTTCACAAGAAATGTCAGATAATTTCTCTTCCTTCTTTTGTCTGTTCCTCACTGCTAATCTTCGTTATATTCCACTCACTTATTTGCAACCTGACCAAAAACAACGAGAATATTTTAtaaccaaaacatccatctatctattttcttcaccgcttatcctcacgagggttgcagggagtgctgaagcctatcccagctgtcaacgggaaggaggtggggtacaccctgaactggttgccagccaatcgcagcgcacatggagacaaacagccacactcacaatcacacctaggggcaaatttgagagtccaattaatgttgcatgattttggaatgtgggaggaaaccggggtgcccggagaaaacccacaaaggatgcggggagaacatgcaaactccacacaggcgggtccgggattgaactcgggaccttagaattgtgaggccaacgctttaccagctgatccaccgtgccgcccctaacCAAAACATGCATCTCTAAATTCCTGAAGCAGACTGTTTTATGTTTTCAGGCAGTGACCCTCGAACAAAATTTcccgtttgttttttaacctgtCCTGTGAAGCCGCCTTAGCCATCCAGGATGGTGAATGTGCACGCTTTTGTTGCCGGAATGGTTTCACTGTGCCACAGGGGAGTTTTAAATATTTCGTcagtttatgtatttattattgaaaatgcagccagaCAGGAAGAGGTGTTCGAGGATAGACCGAGGGACAGAACTGACAACGGGAACAGGAGGGaaaaccacagcagaacaatagttGAACAGTGTAGATATGAGACAACAAGTAAAAGAGCAGTTCTGGTGATGAATGGTGTAAGTCGGATGCTTCTAGTCTCGAAACACCTTTAACAACCTATGAGTTGATATCTTAACCTGTGTTATTATTAGTGGTCCCATCACAAGCAGTTAAAGCCAATAGAGTGTCTCCAATGAATGAACATCATATCACATTTACgttagtcaagtcttgtatgaAGTGGCTGTGGTGGCACATTGAGGAACGACGCGCCCAAATGAGGAATCAAAACCAACCAGGACTTTTGTGCTTAATGTGCAAATGAAAACCTGCAAGACAGTGTAACAAACGATGGTGAAAGAATATCTAAGAATTTGCATTCCTTGAAGCTCTAGCTGactattttgagaaaatattttatgtattgttGGAAtacacggcacggtggatcagctggtaaagcgttgggcctcacagttctgaggaccgggtacgacccggccccgcctgtgtggattttgcatgttctccccgtgcctgtatgggttttgtccaggcaccctggattcctcccacatcccaaaaccatccaacattaattggacactctaaattgcccctaggtgtgattgtgagtccgactgtttgtctctatgtgccttgcgattggctggagaccagttcagggtgtaccccgcttcctgcccgttgacagctgggagagattccagcactccttgtgaaccttgtgaggataagctgcaaaagaaaatggatggatggattattggaatacaaaacaaaataaattccatatTATGACAGTGTGATGATGACTGTTTTAACTAAAGCATTCTTTTATTTTCCTCAtaatcagtttatgaaatgatgTATTGCATTGCAAAACAACCTTTCACTCGCCTTTTTTCAGCGTCCCTGAATGCACCTCACGCACACTTAGTGCTGCTACGTGCCTGGTGAATGTAATCATGAACGGCGCTTGCCAAATACGGCATATGTAGGCCTGTATATAATTTGTCCAGAAGGGTTATTTATATACTGTCCCTAGGAAAACTGTGCACTCTTGAATAAAAATTAACTTTTCTTTGAAAACCGTTCTATGGTGCCAGAATGAGTTAGTTCTCAAAAAAGTTCAATTACTTTCTCtacttccattttccaagccgccttCATAAggcaaaaaagaacaaatgaaattCATTTCGCTACAGCCAAAATATTGTTTGGGTGCAACACTGGTGATATAAAGAAATTTTGAGAAGTGAACGTACAACCCGGATCGATCAACAGCCGACGCAAAGGTAGACGAGTACAGACAGgcaatcattcacattcactTCCAGTCATTTGGGGTTATAATTTAAActaaaaagtatgtttttggactgtgggAGGAAGCTTGAAtactcagtaaaaaaaaaacacgcaagcacAGTGACAACTTTCACACAGACAGAACCGAGCCGACACACTTGGAGCTTATAGCGTCTGTGATGATCGTGTCCAACATGTGCTGTTTGTTGGTGTCACCGTATCCCACTCATGTCATTTCTCGTTTCACACCAGGTTTTCCACGGACACTTGTGCAGGCCCAATCCCTGAACAATTTGTACCAGCTTGACTTGGTAATCAGTCTCAACATCCCTTACGAGACTCTAAAAGACAGATTGAGCGACCGGTGGATCCACCCAGCCAGCGGCCGAGTTTACAACATGGGCTTCAACCCACCCCGAGCGCAGGTCTGAAAAGCCAAAATCTTGTGACGTGACCAAATTATTGCTGTACGATTCAGTCTCATGCTTTCGAGAATGTGAGTTGGCGTTTTCTGCTTCGTATCGTTTGTTTTTATCGTTCAAGTCTGACTGGGAGCATGCTGCCATATGCAAACAGTTACACGAGCCAAGAAGCACAAAACAATTTaaaggggacattttttttcaatgtttgtgTGCAAATATATAGGCCTCCTGAGTGCCTGCATATGTTTGGTGATGTGTAAATAGGTCACACTCATGCTGTCATTGTCTTGGACACAGGCTTGTTTTTCACATTCCTTTAACTTGGAGCAGCAGcaataatatatatagatataaaaaaaaatttttcttcATGCACCCAAATGCATTTCACAAAATGGTAACATCTAATGACTACCCAATCCATAGAAATATATGGTCGGTTAGGCGTATAGTAACCATCGGCCAGTGTAATAAGCTCATTTTAGGATTATTGTCCAAAATAGAACGGACATTCAGCAAAATATGTATATTCAAATTGcaataataaaagaatgacaTGAATAGAATGTTATTAAATTTGAAGTTCTGCTCAGTCCACAATTGAAAACGAGACGCACTCATAGTCCCTGCTGTATCACAGGCGAGGAAAGTTTTCAAAGTGACACATTTTGGCAAAATCTTGGAAAATCAACAGAGAAAATAAGAGCTACAGTACGTAATCTCTGTCGTGTGTAACAACAAAGAGTTCATTTCAGACATTTATGGGCAGAATTTGGTTTCATATATGTTATTTTATTGGCATTAAGTTAATTATTGTTTCAGTTGCATTGTTGGGCAATATATGAATTTGCACGTACCCTTTTTATATGGTTCTCCAGTTTATGTTTAGGTTTCGAttgagaaaataaatcaaagcaaCCTCACCAGGCAGTTACTCAATACTTGattacaatattttcatttctacATAATAGTTACGTATATTtactcaaataattatttggaggACTGCCTTTTACTTGTACTTTGAGTCATACTCTAAAGTAATAGTACTCTGACTTGACCACAATTTGAGGCGACTGTACTCCTCTCtcactgttcatttttttcataatattgtTCATGTCTATGATAAGTCGGGAttttatttaatgcaaaaaaacaatgtttctgTCAAGTATACGTTTTTCCCTTCAAATGCCAGTGTGCCTTCCTATGAAGTACTTCCTTCCTTATTGAAGCACCTCTCACTTGTCTC
Above is a genomic segment from Syngnathoides biaculeatus isolate LvHL_M chromosome 7, ASM1980259v1, whole genome shotgun sequence containing:
- the ak4 gene encoding adenylate kinase 4, mitochondrial, with the protein product MAKLFRAAIMGPPGSGKGTISERIAQSFGLQYLSSGHFLRESIAANTEAGVQVKTYVEKGMLVPDHVMTRLMMPRLERLSGQSWLLDGFPRTLVQAQSLNNLYQLDLVISLNIPYETLKDRLSDRWIHPASGRVYNMGFNPPRAQGKDDITGEPLIQHDDDKPEALMARLRHYKDVAKPVIDLYKSQGILHSFSGTETDRIWPYINSLLSTKMHTQPVDAQQTQVP